The genomic region CCGGCGTGAACGCGGCCTTCAAGCGCAGCGACGACCTGGCGGCGCAGCAGCTCGCGCCCGTAGTGAGGCTCAAGATCCCCATCGACACGGCCACCGGCCTGCGCGCCACCGTCGACACGCCCGCCGACCGCATCGAGATCATCGAGGTCTCGCCGGAGGAGGCCCTGCAGTACCTGCCGGCGGCGGGAGCCGGGTAGGCCTTGGGAGCCGAGCGCCTGGCCGCCAACGACACGATCACGGCCGTCGACGGGCTGACCGTCGGCCACTGGACCGACCCCGTCGCGCGCACCGGCTGCACGGTCGTGCTGGCGCCGCCCGAGGGCTGCATCGCCTCGGGCCGGGCGCTGGGCCCGGCGCCGGGCTCGCGCGAGTCGGTGCTGCTCGAGGCCGACCGCACCGTCGACACGGTCAACGCCGTCCTCCTGACGGGCGGCAGCGCCTTCGGCCTGGCCGCCGCCTCCGGCGTCATGCGCTGGCTGGAGGAGAGGCGCTGCGGCTACGAGACCGGCTACGCCTGCGTGCCCATCGTGCCGGCCGCCGTGATCTACGACCTCGGCACCGGCGACCCCCGGGTGCGACCCGACCAGGACGAGGGACGCGCCGCCTGCGAGGCCGCCCACGGCGGACCGGTCGAGCAGGGCAGGGTGGGCGTGGGCACGGGAGCGACGGTCGGCAAGCTCCGCGGCATCGAGCACGCCTCGCCCAGCGGCCTCGGCTCGCACGCCGTGGACGTGGGAGGGGCCGTGGTCGCCGCGCTGGCCGTGAGCAACGCGGTCGGGAACCTCGTCGACCCCGACGACGGGTCGCTCGTCGCCGGCCACGCCGACCTGCTGGGCCTGGCCGCCGCCGGCGCCGAGCCGGTGCTGCCCGGCGCCAACACGACCCTCGTCGTGGTGGCCACGGACGCGCCCGTCACGAAGGCGCAGGCGCACGCCCTGTCGCTGTCGGCGCACGTGGGCATAGCCCGCGTGACGCGCCCGTCGCACACGGTCATGGACGGCGACACGGCGTTCGTGCTCTCCACCTGCAGCGGGCCGCGCGTGCCGATGCAGGCGCTGTCGATCGCCGTGCAGGAGGTCGTCGCGCGCGCCCTGGTGAAGGGCGTCGTCGCGGGGCGCGCCCAGGCCGCTGGCGGGTAGGCCGCCCCGCGGGCCCGCCGGTCAGCGCCTCACTGACCGAGTCGGTAGATCACCCCGCCCTGGTGGTCGGCGACGTAGAGCTCGCCCGCGGCGTCCTCGCCGAACGTCGAGACGTTGAATCCTGTCTCGAGCAGCAGCGTCACCTCCCACTCGTCGCCGGCGCGGTCGGCGCGCCAGATGCGCCCCGAGACGTAGTCGGCGAACACGTAGGCGCCCGCCAGGTCGGGCAGCGCGCTGCCGCGGTAGACGTAGCCGCCGCTGATCGAGGCGCCCCACTCGCTGGAGTGCGGGTAGCTGATGATCGGCAGCACGAGGCCGGACGTGTCGCAGCCGGTCCGCGGCTGGTAGCAGCTCTCGGCCTCCATGACGTTCCAGCCGTAGTTCTCGCCGCCCGTCGAGTCGGCCGGCTGCAGGTTGACCTCCTCGTACGCGTTCTGCCCGACGTCGGCGATGTAGAGGTCGCCGGTCTCGCGGTCGAAGCTGAACCGCCACGGGTTGCGCAGGCCGTAGGCCCAGACCTCGGGCCTCGCCCCCTCGCGGCCGACGAACGGGTTGTCGTCCGGCGCCACGGCGTCGTCGCCCGAGACGTCGAGCCGTAGGAGCTTGGCGAGGAGCGTGCCGAGGTCCTGGCCGTTGCCGTGCGGGTCGCCGCCGCTGCCGCCGTCGCCGAGGCCGAGGTAGAGGTAGCCGTCGGGGCCGAACGCCAGCTGGCCGCCGTTGTGGTTGGCGTACGGCTGCTCCTGCGTGAGCAGCACCTGCTCGCTGCCGGCGTCGGCGGTGTCGCCATCGGCGATGAAGCGCGACAGCACCGAGTCGCCGTCGAGGTCGGTGTAGTAGACGTAGAACCTGCCCGTGTCGGCGAAGTCAGGCGGGAACGCCAGGCCGAGGAGCCCCCGCTCGCCGCCCGCGCGCACGCGGTCGGTGATGTCGAGGAACGGCCGGTCGAGGACCTGCCCGTCGCGGACGACGCGGATCGTGCCGCCCTGCTCGACCACGAACAGCCTGTCGTCGCCCGCGTTGGCGATCGCCACGGGGTTCGCGAAGCCGCTCGCCACCTCGACGAGCCGCGGCTGCGCCGTGGCCGAGCAGGCCAGCAAGGAGACGAGCACCGCTGCCGCCACTGCCTTCGTGCGTGTGACCCTCATGCCAGAGAGGTTAGGGGAAGACAACGTGAGAGGGTTTCACTTAGTGGACGGTGGGCGGCCGCCGCGGGGACGCTCGCCGTGGGCGCGGGGACACGGCCTCGGCGTCCACCGGACCGTCAGTCGCGGCGCGCCAGCCACCGCTCCTCGACGGCGGCCATCTCCTCCGGGGAGAGGCGCGGCGCGTCGTAGTGCCCGGCCCGCAGCCGCTGGCGCTGCGCCTCGAAGAGGATCACCGCGGCCGCCACCGAGACGTTCAGCGACCTGACCATCCCGAGCATGGGGATGACCACGTGGACGTCGGCGAGGGCGGCCGCCTCGGGCGACACGCCGTCCCTCTCGTTGCCGAGGAGCAGGGCGCAGGGCCGCGTGTAGTCGACCTCGCGGTAGTCGACGGCCTCGGGCGAGAGGTGAGCGGCGTAGACCCGCGCGCCCCAGCGCCTGACGGACGCCACCGCGCCGGCCACGTCGCCGTGGACGAGCAGCTCGACCCACTTCTCGGCGCTGGCGCTGGTGGCGCTGTAGGTGGGCACGCCGCCGGTCGGGTTCACGGCGTGGACGGTCCCGATGCCCACGGCGTCGCACGAGCGCAGCACCGCCGAGAGGTTGTGCGGCTTGTGGACGTGCTCGGCTATGACGGTCAGGTCGGGCTGGCGGCGGCTCAGGACCTCGCGTACGCGCTGGCGTCTCCTCAGCGTCACGCGCCAGAGGATAGCCCTCCTCGGTCGGGGACGCCCTCCACCGGCAGCGGGCCCCCTGCCGTGTGGACGCCCACGGCCTCCCTGAAGGCGCAGGCCTCGGCGATCGTGAACAGGGCGCGGACGAGCAGCACGACGGGGTACGTGAGCGCGGCCACGGACCACACCAAGGCCGGCGGGCCCCACACGCGGGCGAGGATCAGGGGCACGAGGGCCAGCAGCACGGCTGCCCCTCCGGAGACCTGCAGGAGCAGCGCCTGCCCCAGGTTGCGGCCGATCAGGGCGAGGCTGCCCCGCAGCGCGTCCAGGGGCCCGGCGTCGCGGTCGACCACGAAGAACCGCGCGAACGCCAGCGCCACGCCGGCGGCCGCAGCGACGAGGCCGCCGAGCCCCTCGCCCACCGCCTCGCTGGCGACGAGGACGGCCAGGCCGTAGACCAGGAACGTGGGGAAGAAGCGCACGTGCTCGGCGAGCATGGTGTACCTCACGCCCTGCCCGACGGCCCGGCGCAGACCGTAGGCGGCGAAGGCGCCGGCGAAGAGCGCGTTGGACGCCGCGAACGCGACCTGCTCGAGCCACGGGCGCGCGGTGTCCGCGCTCGGGCCGACGACGATCGCGAACGGTTCGGCCGTCAGCCGCGGGCGGTCGCCGCGGACCGGGACCTCGACGCCGCTCTCCGGCGTCACCAGCTCGACGCGCGCGGGCGGGAGGACGCCGTCGAGGGCGGTGTCCACCAGCCAGCCGACGGCGGCCGCGGTGAGGCTCATGTAGACGAACGCGCGCCTGGCGCCCGCGAGCCGCCGCCACGCCTCCTTCACCGCGGGCCACGCCTCGAACCGCCCTACCTCCACGCTGGCACCCCCTCGCCCTCCCGGGTCATGCGCCCTCTCCGAGCGCCGGACGCCCGGGAACGGCGTCGAGCGGCAGCGGCTCGCCGGCCGTGTGGACGCCCACGGCGTCCCTGAAGGCGCAGCCCTGGGCGACGGCGGCGAGCGGCGCCAGCCACACGCTGGCGATGCCCAGGGTGAGAGAGCCCGCCAGCTCGGCGACCAGCGCGACCAGCCAGAGCAGCGCGGTCTGGCCGAGGTTGTGGAAGGACAACGTGACGGACCGGCCCAGCGCCGCGAACGGCCCGAGGTCGCGGTCGACGACGTAGAGGCCGGCGAACATCAGGGCCAGGTCGAGGAAGACGATCGAGGCGACGACGGGGACGGCGAAGAGCGCCGTCGCCCACGCCGTAGAGGGGAGGAGGTCGGCGGCGGGCCGCAGCAGCGCCACCAGCACGTAGCCAAGCGCCGCGCCGAGCCCTATGGCCACGAGCTGGAGGCCGACCAGGCTCGGGGCGTAGCGCCCGTAGCGCAGGAGCATGCCGTACCACACGGGCAGCCCCTCGGCGCGCCTGAGCGCGTAGGCGGCGAACGCCCCGCCGAAGACGGCGGTGACGAGGCCGGCCGCCGCCGGCGCCAGAGCCGACCACTGCGTGCCGCTGACCGCGGGCGCCCCGGGGGAGACCTCGAACCCCAGCACCTCGACCCTGAGGCCGAAGGCGAAGCTGAGGTCGATGAGGCCAGCATCGACCGCCTGTCCGGCCGGCGCGCCCTGCTCGGGCAGGAGGACCCACAGCGCCAGCCTCACCAGGGTCCCCACGGCCCACACGGTCACCGACATCGCCACGTACACGCGCTTGGTGCCGCCGATCAGCGACCACGCCTCGCGCACCGCTCTCCACGCCCTGAAGCGGCCCGGGTCCATCACCCCACCCCCTAGCGTTCACGTACGCGTCGAGCCTAGCTCAGGAGCGGCGCGCGGGCCAAGCCACGCCCGCCGGGCCCGTACCCGAACGTCGGCGCGGGGCCGGGCCCGTGCCTAGCCGTTGGGGACGCCGACGTCCGCGCGTCCCGCCGCGCGCCTGGCGCGGGCGTCGAGCACGGCCGGCACGACCAGGGCGAGGAAGGCGAGGACCAGGAGCGTCAGCGACAGCGGCCGCGTGAAGAACACTGAGTAGTCGCCCTGGCTTATCGCCAGGGCGCGACGGAACTGCTGCTCGGCCAGCGGACCGAGGATCATGCCGATCACCGCCGGCGCCACGGGGAAGCCGAACCGCCGCATCAGGAAGCCGAGGACGCCGATCACGTAGAGCGTGATGAGGTCGACGACGGAGTTGCCGAGGCTGTAGACGCCGAGCGTGGCGAACAGGAGGATGCCGGCGTAGAGCAGCGGCCGCGGGATCGTCAGCAGCCGCACCCAGATGCCCACCAGCGGCAGGTTCAGCACCAGCAGCATGAAGTTGCCGAGGTAGAGGCTGGCGATGAGCCCCCAGACCAGGTCGGGCGCGCGGGAGAAGAGCAGCGGTCCCGGCTGCAGGCCGAACTGCTGGAAGGCGGCGAGCATGATCGCCGCCGTCGCCGACGTGGGGATGCCGAGCGTCAGCAGCGGGACGAGGACCCCCGCGGCCGCGGCGTTGTTCGCCGCCTCCGGCCCCGCCACGCCCTCTATGGCCCCCTTGCCGAACTCCTCCGGCCTGCTCGACAGGCGCTTCTCGAGGCTGTACGACAGGAACGTGGGGATCTCGGCGCCGCCGGCCGGCAGGCCGCCCAGCGGGAAGCCGAGGAGCGCGCCCCTGATCCACGGGCGCCAGGAGCGCGCCCACTCCTCGCGGTTCATCCAGACCGAGCCCCTGATGGCCTCCACCTTGGCCGGCGTGCGGCGCAGCCGCGAGGCGACGTAGAGGGTCTCGCCGACGGCGAAGAGGCCCACGGCCACGACGATCACGCTGATGCCGTCGAGCAGCTCGAGGCTGCCGAGCGTGTAGCGCGCCTGACCGCTCTGCTGGTCGATGCCCACCAAGCCGAGGCCGATGCCGATGAACAGGCTGGTGAGGCCGCGCAGCAGGGACGAGCCCAGCACGGCCGTGACGGTCGTGAAGGCCAGCACCATCAGCGCGAAGTAGTCGGCGGGGCCGAACGCCAGGCCGAGGCGCGCCAGCACCGGCGCCACGAACGTGAGGCCGAGCGTGGCGATCGTGCCGGCGACGAACGAGCCGATGGCCGCCGTCGCCAGCGCCGCGGCGCCGCGGCCTCTCCGCGCCATCTGGTTGCCCTCGATGGCGGTGATGATGCTCGCCGACTCGCCCGGCGTGTTCAGCAGTATCGACGTCGTGGAGCCGCCGTACATGCCGCCGTAGTAGATGCCGGCGAACATGATGAAGCTGCCGATCGGGTCGAGGTCGAAGGTCACGGGCAGCAGCAGCGCCACGGTCAGGGCCGGGCCGATGCCGGGCAGGATGCCCACCATCGTCCCCAGCGTCACGCCCACGAGCGCCCACAGCAGGTTCTGCCAGGTGAGGGCGATCGAGAAGCCGTGGAGCAGCGCCTGGAGCGTCTCGGTCACGCCGCGCTCCTCCTGCCGCGGGCGCGGCGGCGCGAGGACGTTCCCGTGTCGTCGAGAGGCCGGGAGGGCGCCGCCGGGCTCACAGCGGCAGCACCCCGGCCGGCAGCCGCAGCCCCAGCAGCCGCGTGAAGGCGAGGTAGGCGGCCAGGGCCAGGACGAGGCCGACGGCGCCGGACCGCCACAGGCGCCTCTCGCCGAACCCCAGCGCGACGCCGGCGTAGAGCAGCGCCGAGGACAGCACGAACCCGAGCCGACTGACGAGCAGCGCGTGTAGCGCGAGCGCCGCGACGATCACGGCCACGGGCGCCCAGTCGGTGGCGGCGCTCGCCTCGGCGTCCTCGGCCTCCTCCGGCACGCCCCTCACCCCGCGCAGTGCCTGGACGAGGAGCGCCGCGCCGCAGGCCGAGAGCGCTACGCCGACGAGCACCGGGAAGAAGCGCGGCCCGATGCGGGCGTAGGACGGCAGCACCCGCAGCGACAGGGCGCCCTCGAGGAAGAAGCCGCCGAGGCCCAGGACCCCCACGGCGACGAGCAGGTCGCCCCAGGGGAGGGAGCGGCGCCTCGCGCCTACCTCCACGCCGTCACTCGACGAGGCCGATGTCCCGCAGGACCTCCGTCACGCGCGCGTCCTCTTCCTGCAGGTAGGCGACGAACTCGTCGCCGGACATGTAGGCCGGGATCCAGCCGAACTGCTCGAGCTGCTGCTGCCACTCCTCGCTCTGGGCGAGCTGGTCGACGAGCTCGACCAGGCGCTCGCGCGCCTCGTCCGAGATGTCGGGCGGCGCCACGACGCCGCGCCAGTTCGCGAGCTCGAGGTCGACGCCGGCCTCGCGGAGCGTGGGCGCGTCGATGCCGGGGACGGGCTCGGGGGCGGAGATCGCGAGGACGCGCAGGTCGCCTGACTCGATCTGGCCTGCCCACTCGGAGTAGCCCGAGATCCCCGCTGTCACCTGGCCGCCCAGGATGCTGGCCAGCGCCTCGCCGCCGCCCGAGAAGGCGACGTAGTTCACGAGCGTGGGGTCCACGCCGACGGCGTTCGCCAGCAGCCCGGCGAGGATGTGGTCGGTGCCGCCGGCGGAGCCGCCGCCCCAGGAGACGGCGCCCGGGTCCTCCCTGAAGGCGTCGATGAGGTCCTGCAGGGTCTGGTGTGGGCTGTCGGCCGGCACCACGATGACCTCGTACTCGGCGGTCAGCCGGGCGATGGGCGTGGTGTTCGCGAGCGTGACGGGCGAGTCGTTGCTGAGGATCGCGCCCACCATGACCAGGCCCATGACCATCAGCAGGTCCTCGCTGTCGGCCTCGGCCGTGGCGAGCTGCGAGAGCCCGATCGTCCCGCCGGCGCCCGGCACGTTGAAGACCTCGACGTTCTCGACCAGGCCGGCCTGCTGCAGGGCGGTCTGCATGGCCCTGGCCGTGCCGTCCCAGCCGCCGCCGGGAGCGGCCGGCGCCATGATGCGGAGGCTGTCCGGGGGCTGGGCCAGCGCGGACCCCAGGAGCGCGAGCACAGCTACGAGCTTGACGAGCCGGGTGGACCAACTCATGCCGTACCTCCCATGTGCTTGCGACCGGAGTATAGACGCTCCCCACGAGAACGGCCGAGGGGGACGCCCGCGAGAGGCACCGGCCCCGCCGTCGCCGGCCGCCGCGGTGCGAGACGGCCGGGTAGACGGCGCGAGCGCGCGCGCCAGGTTCGACGAGCTGAGCAGCGCCCCCAGCGCCAGAGCCGCGCCGCCCACGAAGGACCTGACCCCGGTGGGCGGTCCGAAGGCCCGCTCGGCCGCGAGGAGCGCCAGAGCGATGCCCGCTCCCACGGCGACGCCGTTCATCGCCCCCAGCAACGTGTCGCGCACGACCTACGGGTACCAACCACGTCCCTGCCCGAGGAGGCGCGCATGCCGACCGGGAGCGGCGTGCGCTCGCGCCACGAGCCGCGGGTCCTGGGCCCTCACTTCACCTTGACGCTCCCTCGGCCGCGGCGATAGCATGGTGTTTGCGTCTGAGCCCGCTCACAAGCGGCGCGCCGAGGTGGCGGAACTGGTAGACGCGCTAGCTTGAGGGGCTAGTGGCCGCAAGGCTGTAGGGGTTCAAATCCCCTCCTCGGCACCACGCGATGCGCCGACGACCACGGTCGTCGGCGTTCTCGTCCCGCGGCGCCGGCGTCGTTCGGGGTCGTCTGGCGCGGTCCGCGGCGCTCGGCACGGAGGGCCCGGCTGGGCTGGTGCCGCGCCGGTCGCGGCAGCCCCGGCGGCCCGTGATAGCCTCGCTCGTGAGCATGCCGCAAGCGAGCGGGGAGTTCCCGTTCAGCTCCTACCGCGCAGGACAGCTCGAGGCGCTCGAGGCGGTGCGGGCGGCCTTCGCCGCCGGCAAGCGCTTCGTCGTCCTCGAGGCGCCCACGGGCTCGGGGAAGAGCGCGATCGGCGTCACGCTGGCGCGCGAGGCGGGCAGCGCGTTCGTGCTCACGGCGCAGAAGGTCCTCCAGGACCAGTACCTGAGGGACTTCGACGACCTCGCGATGATGAAGGGGCGGGCCAACTACCCCTGCCTCGTCGCCGACACGCACGCCGCCGCGGCGCCTTGCCTCACTGGCCGGCGCTTCACCGCCTGCGACGACTGCCCCTACTTCGTGGCGAAGGACGTCGCCATGGCCGCGAACGTCGTGACGATGAACTACGCCTACTTCCTCGCCGAGCTGAACTACGCCGGCGGGTTCGGGAAGCGGGAGCTGCTGGTCCTCGACGAGGCCCACAACACCGAGGCCGCGCTGATGGCCTTCGTGCAGGTCGGCGTGAGCGAGGGCATGCTCACCAGGGCCGGGCTGGCGCGCGCCCTGCCCCCCGACCTCGGCGACGAGGTGGCATTCGACTTCGTCGACGCCCTCCTGCCCGACATGCTCAGGCGCGCGCGACAGATCGACAAGGAGATGAAGGGCGACGCCACCGACGCCGCCGCGGTGCAGCAGCTGCGCGTGCGCCAGTGGCTCGACTCGAGCCACGCCCGGCTGCGGTTCCTGCTCGAGAGCCACGCCAGCGGCGAGGTCGACTGGATCGTGGAGCGGGGCCGGGACCAGCACGGCGCCACCCTGTCGTTCAAGCCAGTCGAGGTCGCGGCCTTCGCCGACGACATGGTGTTCTCGCACGCCGAGCGCGTGCTGTTCATGTCCGCGACGATCCTCGACGCGCCCACGTTCCTGCGGTCGCTGGGGCTGAGCGAGGACGACGCCGCCGTGGTGCGGGTACCCTCCACGTTCCCGGCGTCGCGGAGGCCTCTCGTCCTGCGTCCGTCGGCGCGCCTGACGCGGCGCTACCAGGAGCGCGACCTGCCCCTGCTGGCCGACGCGGTCTCGGAGCTGGCGCGGGACCACGCGGGCGACAAGGGCGTGGTGCACGCGCACTCCTACATGATCGCGAGCTACCTGTCGAAGCACATCGCGCCCAGCGAGCGCTGGCGCGTCGTCACGCACGTCGACGCTGCGGGCCGCGAGGCCGCCCTGGCGAAGCACCTCTCGTCGCCCGACCCGACGATCCTCATCACGCCGAGCATGACCGAGGGCATCGACCTCGCCGACGACCTGGCCAGGTGGCAGGTGCTGTGCAAGGTGCCCTACCCGTTCCTCGGCGACAGGCAGGTGGCGGCGCGCATGGAGCGCGACCGCGACTGGTACGACTGGCGCACCTGCCTCACCGTCGTGCAGGCCTACGGGCGCTCGGTCCGCAGCGCCGAGGACCACGCCGTGACGTACCTCTTGGACGCCGACTTCCCGGCGTTCCTGCGCCGCCAGCGGCACCGCCTGCCCGAGTGGTTCCTGGAGGCCGTCACGGAGTGAGCGCGTGGGGCCCGCGCCCCGCTCCGCACCGGCGCCTAGAAGTGGTCGTTGTGCGGCTTGAAGGGGGGATGCCCGGCCAGCGGCGCGGCCAGGAACGACCTGTGCTCGCCATCCAGTGGATGGCCGAACGCGAACGAGCGGATCGCCATCGCCGCGTCGAAGTCGCTCTCCCGGAGCGGCCTGACGGTGCGGCGGCTCATCCCTCGGCCGCGAAGGGCAGGTGTATGGCCCGCTCGACGACCGTGCGCAGGACCATCGTCGTCTCCGTGCGCTCCACGCCCTCGAGCATGAAGAGGCGGTCGAGGAAGGCGTCGAGCTCGGCCGTCGACTGCGCCCTGACCTTGGCCATGAACGAGTAGACGCCGGCGACGGCGTAGAGCGCCTCCACCTCGGGCAGCGCCTCCAGGCGGGCGACGAGGTCGCGGGCGGGCGTGCGCGGCTGGGGGGCGATCATCACGAAGGCCGTCACGGGCAGCCCCAGCGCCTCGGGGTCGAGGACGGCGCGGAAGCCGCGTATCACCCCCGCCTGCTCGAGCTTGCGCACGCGCTCCCCGACGGCCGGCGCCGACAGGCCGACGGCCTTGGCGAGGCTGGCGTGGCTCGCCCGCCCGTCCTCGCGCAGGATCTCGATGATCCGCCTGTCGACGGCGTCGAAGCGCATGACGAGCGCGAATCTAGCACGGACGAGCGCGCCCGCGGCCCCTGCTATCGTGGCCGCGTGCGTCTCCTGTTCGTCGGCGACGTGTTCGCCACACCCGGGATGGTCGCGGCGACCGCGTTCGTCAGGGAGCGCCGCGAGGAGTTCGACCTCGTCGTCGTCAACGGCGAGAACGCCGCGGGGGGCTTCGGGATCACGCGCCGGCACTTCGAGCAGCTCGTCGAGGCCGGCGCCGACGTCGTCACGCTCGGCAACCACGCCTTCGACCAGACCGAGGTGCTGGCCCTCCTCGAGGAGACGCCGCGCCTGCTGCGTCCGGCGAACCTGCCTGTCGGCACGCCCGGCGTCGGCTCCCACGTCTACCCGTCGCGGGACGGCGGACGCGTCGCCGTCGTGCAGGTCATGGGGCGGATCTTCATGGACCCCGTCGACGACCCGTTCAGGGCCGTCGACGACGCGCTGGAGAGGGTGCCGCCCGGGGTGCCGGTGCTCGTGGACTTCCACGCCGAGGCCACCAGCGAGAAGAAGGTCATGCTGCACCACCTGGCCGGCCGCGTCGCGGCGCTCGTCGGCACGCACACGCACGTGCAGACGGCCGACGAGACCGTGTACAAGGGCACCGCCTACATCACCGACGTCGGCATGACCGGCGTGCAGGGGTCCTCGATCGGCATGCGCTACGAGGACGTCTTCCACCGGCTCGTCACGAAGCTGCCGCGCCGCTACCGGCCCGCCGAGGGACCGGCGACGGTCTGCGCCCTGGCGGTGGAGGTGGACGGCACCCGCGCCACGTCGGTGCAGCGCCTCTGGGTGCCGCAGCGGCGCGAGCAGCCGGTCGGGGGCGAGGCGTGAGGGACGAGCGCAGGGCCGTACCCGCAGCCGCCCACGGGGCAGGGTCCGCGTCGGGCGGCGCCGACGCCGCCGGGCACGCCGCCGACCTCCCGGACCCCGCCGAGCGGGTCCGCCCCGCCGCGCCCGGCGAGGCGCCGGAGGGGTTCGAGCGCCTCCGCGCCGACGTCGACTTCCTCGGCACCTGCCTCGGCGACGTGCTGCGGGAGCAGGAGGGCGAGGGGCTCTTCGCGCTCGTCGAGCGCGTGCGCGGCCTCACGAAGGCCATCCGCGCCGCCCGCGGCGCGGACACCTCGGCCCAGCGCGCCGAGCTCCACGAACTGCTCCGCGGCCTCGAGACGTCCACGGCCGAGAAGCTGCTGCGCGCCTTCACCGTCTACTTCCAGCTCGTGAACCTGGCCGAGGAGGTCCACCGCGTGCGCGTCAACCGCGAGCGCGGCATCTCCGCCACGCGCGAGAGCCCGCGCAGCGAGAGCGTGGCGGCGGCGATCAGGTCGCTGCGCGACAGCGGCTGGTCGGCGGCGGAGGCGCGGCGCTTCGTCGACTCTCTGGACGTGCAGCTCACCCTGACGGCGCACCCCACGGAGGTGCGGCGCTACACGGTGCGGCTCAAGCTCGAGCGCATCTCCGCCGCGCTGCGCCACCTCGGGGAGACCCGCCTGGGCCCGCAGCGACGCCAGGAGCTCGTCGACGAGATCTACGCCGAGGTCACCAGCCTGTGGCTGACGCGCGAGGTCAACGACGAGCGCCCCACGGTCCTCGACGAGGTGAAGAGCGCCCTCTACTACTACCGGCGCTCGCTCCTCGACGCCGTCCCCCGCCTGATGCGCGACGTCGACGACGCCCTCGCGGAGTACTACGGCCCCGAGGGCGGCAGGGGAGGGCAGATGCGCCCCATCGTGCGCTTCCGGTCGTGGATCGGCGGCGACCGCGACGGCAACCCCTACGTGACCCCCGAGGTCACGCGCGAGGCGTACGCCCTGCAGAGCCGGGTCGCGCTGGAACGCTACCTGGCCGACGTCGACCTGCTCGTGCAGCGCCTCTCGCAGCACGAGGACAGGGTCGCGCTGAGCGCGGCGTTCCGCGACGACCTGGCGCGCCTCGACGAGCGGCACGGGGAGAGCCGCCGCTTCCCCGGCGAGCCGTTCCGCCGCAAGCTCGAGCACGTGCACCGCTTCCTGAGCGCCGAGCTGGCGGAGGAGGGCCGCTACCCCGGCGGCGCCGCCGGCTACGCGGACGACCTCCGCCTGGTCGAGGACACGCTGGCGCAGGCGCAGGCCGCGCGCCTGGCCGCCGTGTTCGTGCGCCCGGCCCGCTACCGCGCGGACGCGTTCGGCTTCGCTCTGGCGCCCCTCGACCTGCGCGAGCACTCGACCGTGCACGAGCGCGTGGTCGGCGAGCTGCTCGCGCTCGCCGGCCTGACGCCCGACTACGCCGCGCTGCCCGAAGCCGAGCGCGTGGCTCTGCTCTGCGACGTCCTGGGCTCGCCGCGGCCGCTGGTGCCGCCTTGGGCCGAGCTCTCCGCGGAGACGGCGAAGGCACTGGGCTCCCTGGGAGTGCTGCGCGAGCAGCGCGAGCGCTTCGGCGCGGGCGCGGTGGGCGCGACGATCGTCAGCTTCACGAACGCGCCGTCCGACGTCCTCGAGGCGCTGCTGCTGGCGAAGGAGGCCGGCCTGCCTGACATCGACGCCACCCCGCTCTTCGAGACGCTCGCGGACCTGCGGCGGGCGCCGGAGGTCATGCGCCGCCTCTACGAGCTGCCCGTCTACCGCGACCACCTCGCGCGCCGCGGCGTGCAGGAGGTGATGATCGGCTACTCGGACTCGAACAAGGAGGTCGGGTTCCTGGCCGCGAACTGGGCCCTCTACCAGGCCCAGGAGGGCCTGTCGCGCGTCTCGCGCGAGGCCGGCGTGCCCCTCCGGCT from Trueperaceae bacterium harbors:
- the trmH gene encoding tRNA (guanosine(18)-2'-O)-methyltransferase TrmH, whose amino-acid sequence is MTLRRRQRVREVLSRRQPDLTVIAEHVHKPHNLSAVLRSCDAVGIGTVHAVNPTGGVPTYSATSASAEKWVELLVHGDVAGAVASVRRWGARVYAAHLSPEAVDYREVDYTRPCALLLGNERDGVSPEAAALADVHVVIPMLGMVRSLNVSVAAAVILFEAQRQRLRAGHYDAPRLSPEEMAAVEERWLARRD
- a CDS encoding tripartite tricarboxylate transporter permease, translating into MTETLQALLHGFSIALTWQNLLWALVGVTLGTMVGILPGIGPALTVALLLPVTFDLDPIGSFIMFAGIYYGGMYGGSTTSILLNTPGESASIITAIEGNQMARRGRGAAALATAAIGSFVAGTIATLGLTFVAPVLARLGLAFGPADYFALMVLAFTTVTAVLGSSLLRGLTSLFIGIGLGLVGIDQQSGQARYTLGSLELLDGISVIVVAVGLFAVGETLYVASRLRRTPAKVEAIRGSVWMNREEWARSWRPWIRGALLGFPLGGLPAGGAEIPTFLSYSLEKRLSSRPEEFGKGAIEGVAGPEAANNAAAAGVLVPLLTLGIPTSATAAIMLAAFQQFGLQPGPLLFSRAPDLVWGLIASLYLGNFMLLVLNLPLVGIWVRLLTIPRPLLYAGILLFATLGVYSLGNSVVDLITLYVIGVLGFLMRRFGFPVAPAVIGMILGPLAEQQFRRALAISQGDYSVFFTRPLSLTLLVLAFLALVVPAVLDARARRAAGRADVGVPNG
- a CDS encoding PQQ-dependent sugar dehydrogenase, whose product is MRVTRTKAVAAAVLVSLLACSATAQPRLVEVASGFANPVAIANAGDDRLFVVEQGGTIRVVRDGQVLDRPFLDITDRVRAGGERGLLGLAFPPDFADTGRFYVYYTDLDGDSVLSRFIADGDTADAGSEQVLLTQEQPYANHNGGQLAFGPDGYLYLGLGDGGSGGDPHGNGQDLGTLLAKLLRLDVSGDDAVAPDDNPFVGREGARPEVWAYGLRNPWRFSFDRETGDLYIADVGQNAYEEVNLQPADSTGGENYGWNVMEAESCYQPRTGCDTSGLVLPIISYPHSSEWGASISGGYVYRGSALPDLAGAYVFADYVSGRIWRADRAGDEWEVTLLLETGFNVSTFGEDAAGELYVADHQGGVIYRLGQ
- a CDS encoding tripartite tricarboxylate transporter TctB family protein, which codes for MEVGARRRSLPWGDLLVAVGVLGLGGFFLEGALSLRVLPSYARIGPRFFPVLVGVALSACGAALLVQALRGVRGVPEEAEDAEASAATDWAPVAVIVAALALHALLVSRLGFVLSSALLYAGVALGFGERRLWRSGAVGLVLALAAYLAFTRLLGLRLPAGVLPL
- a CDS encoding P1 family peptidase; its protein translation is MGAERLAANDTITAVDGLTVGHWTDPVARTGCTVVLAPPEGCIASGRALGPAPGSRESVLLEADRTVDTVNAVLLTGGSAFGLAAASGVMRWLEERRCGYETGYACVPIVPAAVIYDLGTGDPRVRPDQDEGRAACEAAHGGPVEQGRVGVGTGATVGKLRGIEHASPSGLGSHAVDVGGAVVAALAVSNAVGNLVDPDDGSLVAGHADLLGLAAAGAEPVLPGANTTLVVVATDAPVTKAQAHALSLSAHVGIARVTRPSHTVMDGDTAFVLSTCSGPRVPMQALSIAVQEVVARALVKGVVAGRAQAAGG
- a CDS encoding tripartite tricarboxylate transporter substrate binding protein; translated protein: MSWSTRLVKLVAVLALLGSALAQPPDSLRIMAPAAPGGGWDGTARAMQTALQQAGLVENVEVFNVPGAGGTIGLSQLATAEADSEDLLMVMGLVMVGAILSNDSPVTLANTTPIARLTAEYEVIVVPADSPHQTLQDLIDAFREDPGAVSWGGGSAGGTDHILAGLLANAVGVDPTLVNYVAFSGGGEALASILGGQVTAGISGYSEWAGQIESGDLRVLAISAPEPVPGIDAPTLREAGVDLELANWRGVVAPPDISDEARERLVELVDQLAQSEEWQQQLEQFGWIPAYMSGDEFVAYLQEEDARVTEVLRDIGLVE